A DNA window from Novosphingobium sp. RL4 contains the following coding sequences:
- the rpmA gene encoding 50S ribosomal protein L27 yields MAHKKAGGSSRNGRDSAGRRLGVKKFGGQEVIGGNIIIRQRGTRVYPGVNVGIGKDHTLFATAEGRVRFHDGKQGRKYVSVDVMAEAAE; encoded by the coding sequence ATGGCACATAAGAAAGCTGGCGGTTCGTCGCGTAACGGTCGCGACTCTGCAGGCCGCCGTCTTGGCGTGAAGAAGTTCGGCGGTCAGGAAGTGATCGGCGGCAACATCATCATTCGTCAGCGCGGTACCCGTGTGTATCCGGGCGTGAACGTCGGCATCGGCAAGGACCACACCCTGTTCGCCACCGCCGAAGGTCGCGTGCGTTTCCACGACGGCAAGCAGGGCCGTAAGTACGTCTCCGTAGACGTCATGGCAGAAGCCGCCGAATAA
- a CDS encoding MoaD/ThiS family protein, with protein MALRLVFLGRLEDAAGAASLAVPFLPTLAEVVGALEAGLADALRGSRVRVAVNGVVLSGEGQPELCEGDEIAFLPPVSGG; from the coding sequence ATGGCACTGCGTCTCGTGTTCCTGGGCCGTTTGGAGGATGCGGCAGGTGCTGCTTCTCTTGCCGTTCCGTTCTTGCCGACTCTGGCGGAGGTTGTCGGTGCGCTGGAGGCAGGGTTGGCCGATGCCCTGCGGGGTTCTCGGGTAAGGGTTGCCGTGAACGGAGTCGTCCTGAGCGGCGAAGGTCAGCCGGAACTGTGCGAGGGCGACGAGATCGCCTTCCTGCCGCCGGTTTCCGGTGGCTGA
- a CDS encoding succinylglutamate-semialdehyde dehydrogenase yields the protein MNNADIVSHEPATGAEIWRGKPCNVDEVVDRARRAWPNWAALPLATRIELLRRFANEVRKDADRLAVTIAREVGKPLWEARAEVENVIAKVEVSIRAYAERTSQRKLDSALQGTMAVRHKPHGVLVVLGPYNLPAHLPNAHIVPALIAGNAVIFKPSEKAPATGEMLARCFHRAGISASVMQLAVGGPLEGQDFVAHGGVDGVLFTGSANTGISINRRLAARPDKLVALEMGGNNPIVLWDTPKLTDAAALIVQSAFAGAGQRCTAARRLIVKGAIYDAAIAEVKALADRLIVGAPFDEPAPFMGPMIDNMAADGLTESFLYLLSNGGKAIKHLVRPDDALPFLSPAIIDTTAMKDRPDVELFGPILQVIRVDDFDEAIAEANNTRFGLAASLVGGSPQDYNRFWANVRAGIVNWNRTTTGPSHAAPMGGIGLSGNHRPSGYYAADYCAYPVASGEMEQPRAVIGVGLK from the coding sequence GTGAACAATGCGGACATCGTTTCCCACGAACCGGCTACCGGCGCGGAAATCTGGCGGGGCAAGCCCTGCAACGTGGACGAGGTGGTGGACCGCGCGCGGCGGGCCTGGCCGAACTGGGCCGCGCTGCCGCTGGCCACCCGCATCGAACTGCTGCGCCGCTTCGCCAACGAGGTGCGCAAGGATGCCGACCGGCTGGCCGTCACGATCGCCCGCGAAGTGGGCAAGCCGCTGTGGGAGGCCCGCGCCGAAGTCGAGAACGTGATCGCCAAGGTCGAAGTCTCGATCCGCGCCTATGCCGAGCGTACCAGCCAGCGCAAGCTGGACTCCGCGCTCCAGGGCACCATGGCGGTCCGCCACAAGCCGCACGGCGTGCTCGTCGTGCTGGGACCGTACAATCTCCCGGCCCACTTGCCCAATGCCCACATCGTGCCCGCCCTGATCGCGGGCAACGCGGTGATCTTCAAGCCGAGCGAGAAAGCCCCCGCCACCGGGGAAATGCTGGCGCGCTGCTTCCACCGCGCCGGGATTTCCGCCTCGGTCATGCAGCTTGCGGTGGGCGGCCCGCTCGAAGGGCAGGACTTCGTGGCGCATGGCGGGGTGGACGGGGTGCTGTTCACCGGCTCGGCCAATACCGGCATCTCGATCAACCGCCGCCTCGCCGCCCGTCCGGACAAGCTAGTCGCGCTGGAAATGGGCGGCAACAATCCGATCGTCCTGTGGGACACCCCCAAGCTGACCGATGCCGCCGCGCTCATCGTCCAGTCGGCTTTCGCGGGCGCGGGGCAGCGCTGCACCGCCGCGCGGCGGCTGATCGTGAAGGGCGCGATCTACGACGCCGCGATCGCCGAAGTGAAGGCGCTGGCCGACCGGCTCATCGTCGGCGCCCCGTTCGACGAACCGGCACCCTTCATGGGCCCGATGATCGACAACATGGCGGCGGACGGGCTGACAGAAAGCTTCCTCTATCTGCTGAGCAACGGCGGCAAGGCGATCAAGCATCTTGTCCGCCCGGACGACGCGCTGCCCTTCCTCAGCCCCGCCATCATCGACACCACCGCGATGAAGGACCGCCCCGACGTGGAACTGTTCGGGCCGATCCTCCAGGTGATCCGCGTGGACGATTTCGACGAGGCGATCGCCGAGGCCAACAATACCCGCTTCGGCCTTGCCGCATCGCTCGTCGGCGGCAGCCCGCAGGACTACAACCGCTTCTGGGCGAACGTGCGGGCGGGCATCGTCAACTGGAACCGCACGACCACCGGCCCCAGCCACGCCGCACCGATGGGCGGCATCGGCCTTTCGGGCAATCACCGTCCCTCGGGCTATTATGCGGCGGATTACTGCGCCTATCCGGTCGCCTCGGGCGAGATGGAACAGCCGCGCGCGGTGATCGGCGTGGGCCTGAAATAG
- a CDS encoding LysR family transcriptional regulator: protein MVDIAPPSLDHLRTFLLVVEEGSFGGAARKLGRAISVVSYAIAQLETQLDVRLFEREGSRKPKLTEQGRALLSEAHAIADDVDALLAKVRSLRQGLEAELSLAVDVMVPGNVLAKLLRDFQVMFPSVPLRLHVEALGAVAALVLDSRATLAIAGPDILDLPEIQRETVGSVEMVPVAAPGHPLAVPGPIAPGEARKHLQLVLTDRSPLTEGRDFSVFSPRSWRLADLGAKHALLKEGIGWGSMPRHRISADLASGELVELHLPERPTIDYALVALWRKDSPPGPAAVWVLDEIRERLANCAPITAPASPNRTLA from the coding sequence ATGGTCGATATTGCGCCGCCCAGCCTCGATCACTTGCGCACCTTCCTGCTCGTCGTCGAGGAAGGCAGCTTCGGCGGCGCGGCCCGCAAGCTGGGCCGCGCGATCTCGGTGGTGAGCTATGCCATCGCCCAGCTTGAAACCCAGCTGGACGTCCGCCTGTTCGAACGGGAAGGCTCGCGAAAACCGAAGCTTACCGAGCAGGGACGCGCCTTGCTGAGCGAGGCCCATGCCATCGCCGACGATGTCGACGCCCTGCTCGCCAAGGTGCGCAGCCTGCGGCAGGGACTGGAAGCCGAACTCTCGCTGGCGGTGGATGTCATGGTGCCGGGCAACGTGCTGGCAAAGCTGCTGCGCGACTTTCAGGTGATGTTCCCGAGCGTCCCCCTCCGCCTCCATGTGGAAGCGCTGGGCGCCGTCGCCGCGCTGGTGCTGGACAGCCGCGCGACTCTTGCCATCGCCGGGCCCGATATCCTCGATCTTCCCGAAATCCAGCGCGAAACCGTGGGTTCTGTCGAGATGGTGCCGGTGGCCGCCCCCGGCCATCCGCTCGCCGTGCCCGGCCCGATCGCCCCGGGTGAGGCGCGCAAGCACCTGCAACTCGTGCTGACCGATCGCTCTCCATTGACGGAGGGCCGGGACTTTTCGGTCTTCAGCCCCCGGTCCTGGCGCCTCGCCGATCTCGGCGCCAAACATGCCCTGCTCAAGGAGGGAATTGGCTGGGGATCGATGCCGCGCCACCGGATTTCCGCCGATCTTGCCAGCGGCGAACTGGTCGAACTCCACCTGCCCGAACGGCCGACTATCGACTATGCCCTCGTCGCTTTGTGGCGCAAGGACAGTCCGCCCGGCCCCGCCGCCGTCTGGGTTCTCGACGAGATTCGCGAACGTCTCGCGAACTGCGCGCCGATCACCGCCCCTGCTTCCCCCAATCGGACACTTGCGTAG
- a CDS encoding molybdenum cofactor biosynthesis protein MoaE, translating to MAGDVRLLTGAFDPASLLRDFTAARPQAGGIVSFLGQVREGGGVEALELRHYEPLTLPAMEALAARVLARWTLDGLLVVHRSGTMVPGEPIVLVAAAARHRRDAFVAADFAMDHLKSESWFWKREKVAGEWRWIEPREQDIEDLARWA from the coding sequence ATGGCCGGTGATGTCCGCCTCTTGACCGGGGCTTTCGATCCGGCGTCACTGCTGCGGGATTTCACCGCCGCGCGGCCGCAGGCTGGTGGTATCGTCAGTTTTCTCGGGCAGGTTCGCGAGGGAGGCGGCGTGGAAGCGCTCGAACTGCGTCATTATGAACCGCTCACGCTTCCTGCGATGGAAGCGCTGGCGGCGCGTGTACTGGCGCGCTGGACGCTGGACGGGCTGCTCGTGGTTCATCGCAGTGGAACGATGGTGCCGGGAGAACCGATCGTCCTGGTCGCGGCAGCGGCGCGGCATCGCCGCGATGCTTTCGTCGCCGCGGATTTCGCGATGGACCATCTCAAGAGCGAATCATGGTTCTGGAAGCGTGAAAAAGTCGCCGGGGAGTGGCGCTGGATCGAGCCTCGCGAACAGGATATCGAGGATCTGGCCCGCTGGGCCTGA
- a CDS encoding glycine zipper 2TM domain-containing protein, with product MNAFFKAAALAAASVSLATAMPASAATSFGPASFQAPGEQTYEHGRQRYSREDYRRGYGSRDRYYRDNRGYRGDTWRGRDGRDYCRRSNGTTGLLVGGAAGALLGREIDSRGDRTTGTLLGAVGGALLGREVDRGGSRCR from the coding sequence ATGAACGCATTCTTCAAGGCCGCCGCTCTCGCCGCCGCCTCTGTCAGCCTGGCCACCGCGATGCCCGCTTCGGCCGCGACCAGCTTCGGCCCCGCCAGCTTCCAGGCTCCCGGCGAGCAGACTTACGAACATGGCCGCCAGCGCTACTCGCGCGAGGATTATCGTCGCGGCTACGGCAGCCGGGACCGCTACTACCGCGACAATCGCGGTTATCGCGGGGACACCTGGCGCGGTCGCGACGGTCGCGACTACTGCCGTCGCTCCAATGGCACCACCGGCCTGCTGGTAGGCGGTGCGGCGGGCGCCCTGCTGGGCCGCGAGATCGACAGCCGCGGTGATCGCACCACCGGCACCTTGCTGGGTGCGGTCGGCGGTGCCCTGCTGGGCCGCGAGGTCGACCGTGGCGGCTCGCGCTGCCGCTAA
- a CDS encoding HPP family protein, with translation MTILRGGLARGGLGRLGWMRGAFGGMLGIAIAGGVTWLLQSSELAALPFLVAPLGASTVLVFCVPASPLAQPWSVIGGNLISAMVGLAVGHLLGDPWLAGAVAVGLAIAAMSLTRSLHPPGGACALLYALGATGSQAWGISYLVPLALNVVILSQFGWIYNNLTGHPWPHRAPKVQHKAPDPYTRADIEALLAEWDEVLDVEVDDLDAFVQALLQRGRRA, from the coding sequence ATGACGATATTGCGCGGCGGCTTGGCGCGCGGCGGGCTGGGGCGCCTCGGCTGGATGCGCGGGGCTTTCGGCGGCATGTTGGGAATCGCCATTGCCGGCGGTGTCACCTGGCTGCTGCAGAGTTCGGAACTGGCGGCGCTGCCGTTCCTCGTCGCGCCGCTCGGCGCCTCGACCGTGCTCGTGTTCTGCGTTCCCGCCAGCCCGCTGGCGCAGCCGTGGTCCGTGATCGGCGGCAATCTCATTTCCGCGATGGTCGGGCTGGCGGTGGGCCACCTGCTGGGCGATCCGTGGCTGGCAGGCGCGGTTGCGGTGGGGCTGGCGATCGCGGCCATGTCGCTCACCCGCAGCCTGCACCCTCCGGGCGGCGCCTGCGCGCTGCTCTATGCGCTGGGGGCCACGGGCAGCCAGGCCTGGGGCATCAGCTATCTCGTTCCGCTGGCGCTCAATGTCGTGATTCTCAGCCAGTTCGGGTGGATATACAACAACCTCACCGGCCACCCCTGGCCGCACCGCGCGCCGAAAGTGCAGCACAAGGCGCCCGATCCCTATACGCGCGCGGATATCGAGGCGCTGCTGGCCGAGTGGGACGAAGTGCTCGACGTCGAGGTGGACGATCTCGACGCTTTCGTTCAGGCGCTTCTGCAGCGCGGCAGGCGCGCCTGA
- a CDS encoding GNAT family N-acetyltransferase, with amino-acid sequence MFIRSERLFLRPGWPEDWEELLALIDDEKVVRNLVKAPWPYTSEDARRFLGTDQDMLLPRFLITEPSAHGSRLVGCIGLSDLDGEVNLGYWIARDHWGQGFASEAVRAVLSLARAIGHKRIVASHFIDNPASGRVLEKSGFYRTGRLVERFSESRGMAYPAREYALEFDSPSDCDDDRGNTGLGGGSGIARQRAA; translated from the coding sequence ATGTTCATTCGCAGCGAACGGCTGTTCCTGCGGCCTGGATGGCCCGAGGACTGGGAAGAACTGCTGGCGCTGATCGACGACGAAAAGGTCGTCCGCAATCTCGTCAAGGCGCCCTGGCCTTACACCAGCGAGGATGCACGGCGTTTCCTGGGCACCGATCAGGACATGCTGCTCCCGCGTTTCCTGATCACGGAGCCCAGCGCCCATGGTTCGCGGTTGGTCGGTTGCATCGGCCTGTCCGATCTCGATGGCGAAGTGAATCTCGGCTACTGGATTGCACGCGATCACTGGGGGCAGGGCTTCGCGAGCGAGGCGGTTCGCGCCGTCCTCTCGCTCGCTCGGGCGATCGGGCACAAGCGGATCGTTGCCAGCCATTTCATTGATAACCCGGCATCCGGCCGCGTGCTCGAGAAATCCGGTTTCTACCGGACCGGACGCCTCGTCGAGCGGTTCAGCGAAAGCCGCGGCATGGCCTATCCGGCGCGCGAATATGCGCTGGAGTTCGATTCGCCCAGCGATTGCGATGATGATCGCGGCAATACCGGTCTTGGCGGCGGATCCGGCATCGCGCGTCAGCGCGCCGCATGA
- the rplU gene encoding 50S ribosomal protein L21, protein MFAVVRTGGKQYRVAAGDKIAVEKLAGEAGETITLGDVLLAGNDGEVADASKITVSAEIIAQAKSEKVVVFKKRRRHNYRRKNGHRQQLTLLRIVSVA, encoded by the coding sequence ATGTTCGCAGTTGTGCGCACGGGCGGCAAGCAGTATCGGGTTGCCGCCGGAGACAAGATCGCGGTTGAAAAGCTGGCTGGTGAAGCCGGTGAGACCATCACGCTGGGCGACGTTCTGCTCGCCGGCAACGACGGCGAAGTCGCTGACGCCTCGAAGATCACGGTTTCGGCCGAGATCATCGCACAGGCCAAGAGCGAAAAGGTCGTGGTGTTCAAGAAGCGCCGCCGCCATAACTATCGCCGCAAGAACGGTCACCGCCAGCAGCTTACGCTGCTGCGCATCGTGTCTGTCGCCTGA
- the moaA gene encoding GTP 3',8-cyclase MoaA has translation MRTCSPLVDQFQRRITYLRLSVTDRCDLRCAYCMPERMTFLPKKDVLSLDELHRMALGFIGRGITRLRLTGGEPLVRRDMIDLVQALGRKLGDGLEELTLTTNGTRLAEFADDLAAAGIQRINVSLDTLDRAGFARLTRRDSLPQVLEGLAAAKAAGLRVKINTVALKGLNEAEIPEIVAWAHGQGFESTLIEVMPLGEVEEDRFDHYLPLSSVREDLERRWTLVPSQHRTGGPARYFDVAETGGRIGLITPLTQNFCEGCNRIRVTATGQLYACLGGNERVDLRAALRSEHPEAALDEALDMAMKIKPARHNFAIDARGAAPALARHMSMTGG, from the coding sequence ATGAGAACATGTTCGCCCCTTGTCGACCAGTTCCAGCGCCGCATCACCTATTTGCGGCTCTCGGTGACTGACAGGTGTGACTTGCGCTGCGCCTATTGCATGCCCGAACGCATGACCTTCCTTCCGAAGAAGGATGTTCTCAGTCTTGACGAACTGCACCGCATGGCGCTCGGTTTCATCGGCCGTGGCATTACCCGCCTGCGGCTGACCGGCGGAGAACCGCTTGTCCGGCGGGACATGATCGACCTGGTGCAGGCCCTGGGCCGCAAACTGGGCGATGGGCTGGAGGAATTGACCCTCACGACCAACGGAACCCGGCTGGCCGAATTTGCCGACGATCTGGCCGCCGCCGGGATCCAGCGGATCAATGTCTCGCTGGACACGCTGGACCGAGCGGGCTTCGCCCGGCTGACGCGCCGCGATTCGCTGCCGCAAGTGCTGGAAGGGCTGGCGGCGGCCAAGGCGGCCGGCCTGCGCGTCAAGATCAACACCGTCGCGCTGAAAGGCCTGAACGAGGCCGAGATTCCCGAAATCGTCGCCTGGGCGCATGGGCAGGGTTTCGAATCGACCCTGATCGAGGTCATGCCGCTTGGCGAGGTGGAGGAGGATCGTTTCGATCACTATCTGCCGCTTTCCTCGGTTCGCGAAGATCTGGAACGACGCTGGACGCTGGTACCCAGCCAGCACCGCACGGGCGGACCGGCGCGTTATTTCGACGTGGCGGAAACCGGCGGGCGCATCGGACTGATAACGCCGCTTACCCAGAACTTCTGCGAGGGGTGCAACCGCATCCGCGTGACGGCGACGGGCCAGCTCTACGCCTGCCTCGGTGGTAACGAGCGGGTGGACTTGCGGGCCGCCTTGCGCAGCGAGCATCCCGAGGCTGCGTTGGACGAGGCGCTCGACATGGCCATGAAGATCAAGCCGGCGCGGCACAATTTCGCGATCGATGCGCGCGGAGCGGCACCTGCGCTGGCGCGCCACATGTCGATGACGGGCGGTTGA
- the rarD gene encoding EamA family transporter RarD — protein MRHVSQNPGRQSGGLLQALGAYFIWCLFPLYFAALHTVAPFEVVAWRLLFTLPFCLIMVAVLRQGPQLRAALGNPRILGALALSGLLIGTNWLVYVIAVLEGHVLAASLGYYINPLVNVLAGTIFLRERLTRLQWLAVILAGVGVAMLAWGAIDTLWISLSLALSFAGYGLVRKLAPVEALPGLTVETLVLLVPALGMLGWQAASPAGLAMGQAPTTSILLACAGIVTGVPLLLFASAARRLDFSVLGFIQFVTPTGVFLLGLFAFGEPLKRVQVYCFLFIWTAIAVFCWDLLSRKRKVAAA, from the coding sequence ATGCGACACGTCTCCCAGAACCCCGGCCGCCAGTCGGGCGGACTCCTGCAGGCATTGGGCGCCTATTTCATCTGGTGCCTGTTCCCGCTCTACTTCGCGGCGCTGCATACGGTGGCCCCGTTCGAGGTCGTGGCCTGGCGGCTGCTGTTCACCCTGCCGTTCTGCCTCATCATGGTCGCGGTGCTGCGCCAGGGGCCGCAATTGCGCGCCGCACTCGGCAATCCGCGCATCCTGGGCGCGCTGGCGCTGAGCGGGCTGCTGATCGGCACCAACTGGCTGGTCTACGTGATCGCCGTGCTCGAAGGCCACGTGCTGGCCGCCAGCCTCGGCTACTACATCAATCCGCTGGTGAACGTGCTGGCCGGCACGATCTTCCTGCGCGAGCGGCTGACGCGGCTGCAATGGCTGGCGGTGATCCTGGCCGGGGTCGGCGTTGCCATGCTGGCCTGGGGCGCGATCGACACGCTGTGGATCAGCCTCAGCCTCGCGCTGAGCTTCGCGGGCTATGGCCTCGTGCGCAAGCTGGCACCGGTCGAAGCCCTGCCGGGCCTCACCGTGGAAACGCTGGTGCTGCTGGTGCCGGCGCTGGGGATGCTGGGCTGGCAGGCGGCAAGCCCGGCCGGGCTCGCCATGGGACAGGCGCCGACCACCAGCATCCTGCTCGCCTGCGCAGGGATCGTTACCGGCGTTCCGCTGCTGCTTTTTGCAAGCGCGGCGCGGCGGCTGGATTTCTCGGTGCTCGGCTTCATCCAGTTCGTGACGCCCACGGGCGTGTTCCTGCTCGGCCTCTTCGCCTTCGGCGAGCCGCTCAAGCGGGTGCAGGTCTACTGCTTCCTGTTCATCTGGACCGCCATCGCCGTGTTCTGCTGGGACCTGCTTTCGCGCAAGCGCAAGGTCGCCGCAGCCTGA
- a CDS encoding GNAT family N-acetyltransferase, with amino-acid sequence MFVRTERLFLRPGWPEDFDELVEAISDEAVQRNLGVGEKPRSSRAMREYLGKPRDPRLPHFFMYLRAPDGPQLVGGIGLGRIEGDIELGYWIAPSYRGRGFAGEAVRAVLDQARTLGHRRIVASHFADNPATLGVLEASGFADSGEDRERFSVGRGMPVSARIYVADLEHRAPVNAANGAAMMA; translated from the coding sequence ATGTTCGTCCGCACGGAGAGACTGTTTCTGAGGCCCGGCTGGCCGGAAGACTTCGACGAACTGGTCGAAGCCATTTCGGATGAAGCCGTTCAGCGTAATCTGGGTGTTGGCGAAAAGCCACGCTCCAGTCGCGCCATGCGCGAATATCTCGGCAAGCCGCGCGATCCGCGCCTGCCGCATTTCTTCATGTACTTGCGCGCGCCGGATGGCCCTCAACTCGTGGGCGGGATCGGTCTGGGCCGTATCGAGGGCGACATCGAGCTCGGCTACTGGATTGCGCCTTCCTACCGGGGAAGGGGATTTGCCGGAGAAGCGGTTCGCGCCGTGCTGGACCAGGCCCGGACACTGGGCCACCGGCGCATCGTGGCGAGTCACTTTGCCGACAATCCCGCAACCTTGGGCGTGTTGGAGGCATCGGGCTTTGCGGACAGCGGTGAGGACCGCGAGCGGTTCAGTGTTGGTCGGGGAATGCCGGTCAGCGCGCGGATCTACGTGGCCGATCTCGAGCACCGCGCGCCGGTGAATGCGGCGAACGGCGCGGCGATGATGGCCTGA
- a CDS encoding nitroreductase family protein, giving the protein MTGRTAHPKVEKLIVNRWSPRAFDGSEISQEDLDVIFEAAGWAPSAYNVQPWTFLYAKKGDANWDLLLSQLIEFNQGWAKDASALVYVVSDSQMRSDKGNSDNHSHSFDAGAAWALAALQAQALGYHTHGMTGLKFGEAEQALGIPADHRLEAAFAIGRIGDKSQLPEFLQEREVASGRKPVAEIARAGKFA; this is encoded by the coding sequence ATGACCGGACGTACTGCCCATCCCAAGGTCGAGAAGCTGATCGTCAACCGCTGGTCGCCGCGCGCCTTCGATGGCAGCGAGATTTCGCAGGAAGACCTCGACGTGATCTTCGAGGCTGCCGGCTGGGCGCCTTCGGCCTACAACGTGCAGCCCTGGACCTTCCTCTATGCGAAGAAGGGCGATGCCAACTGGGACCTGCTGCTTTCGCAGCTGATCGAGTTCAACCAGGGCTGGGCCAAGGACGCCTCGGCGCTCGTCTATGTCGTGTCCGATAGCCAGATGCGCTCGGACAAGGGCAATTCGGACAATCACAGCCACAGCTTCGATGCCGGTGCGGCATGGGCGCTGGCGGCGCTCCAGGCGCAGGCGCTGGGCTACCATACGCATGGCATGACCGGGCTGAAGTTCGGCGAGGCCGAGCAGGCGCTTGGCATTCCTGCCGATCACCGCCTTGAAGCGGCCTTCGCCATCGGCCGGATCGGCGACAAGAGCCAGCTTCCCGAATTCCTTCAGGAACGCGAAGTGGCCTCGGGCCGCAAGCCGGTGGCCGAGATCGCCCGGGCCGGCAAGTTCGCCTGA
- a CDS encoding pirin family protein yields MIEVRPFASLGAADHGWLDAHHHFSFADYHDPARTNWGRLRVWNDDTIGPRSGFPPHPHRDMEIITYVRTGAITHQDSLGNKGRTGAGDVQVMSAGTGIVHSEFNLEDEATTLFQIWILPDQRGEAPGWGARPFPKDDRTGRFVTLASGVAGDEDALPIRADARVLGATVKAGDTVTYETGRGRHAYLVSAKGRILVGDVEAQPRDGVAITGLDTITVTAIEDAELVLVDAA; encoded by the coding sequence ATGATCGAAGTTCGTCCCTTCGCCAGCCTCGGCGCCGCCGATCATGGCTGGCTCGATGCCCATCACCATTTTTCCTTCGCCGATTACCACGATCCGGCCCGCACCAACTGGGGGCGCCTGAGGGTCTGGAACGACGATACCATTGGCCCGCGTTCGGGTTTCCCGCCGCACCCGCACCGCGACATGGAAATCATCACTTATGTCCGTACCGGGGCGATCACGCATCAGGACAGCCTTGGCAACAAGGGCCGCACCGGCGCCGGTGACGTCCAGGTGATGAGCGCGGGGACCGGCATCGTCCATTCCGAGTTCAATCTCGAGGACGAGGCGACCACCCTGTTCCAGATCTGGATCCTGCCGGACCAGCGGGGCGAGGCTCCGGGCTGGGGGGCGCGGCCGTTCCCGAAGGACGATCGCACCGGTCGCTTCGTGACTCTCGCCAGCGGCGTCGCCGGGGATGAGGACGCGCTGCCGATCCGAGCCGATGCCCGCGTGCTGGGTGCCACCGTCAAGGCGGGCGACACCGTCACTTACGAAACCGGGCGCGGGCGCCATGCCTATCTGGTTTCCGCGAAGGGCCGCATCCTGGTGGGCGATGTCGAAGCGCAGCCGCGCGACGGCGTGGCGATCACCGGGCTCGATACCATCACCGTCACCGCCATCGAGGATGCCGAGCTCGTCCTGGTTGACGCGGCCTGA
- a CDS encoding folate-binding protein, translating into MTASRLFDRAVIRLSPRPDSNEDVAEFLQGLVTADVTKVLPIWAALLSPQGKVLFDFLVWPGGNGLLIDCEAEAVDALVKRLSMYRLRRAIDIVRDDTLAIHWRPHTGDGAAPDPRHHGLGERWIAPVDPTDPSESEGADLAWRAHRLAMGVPEGRAELGDGETLWLECNAVELNGVSFTKGCYVGQENTARMNWRQKVNRRLIVVPLARSDEKRRRAAYPELGFAVDHLRVEDIDPQLAPKWLELQV; encoded by the coding sequence ATGACCGCCAGCCGCCTGTTCGACCGCGCCGTGATCCGGCTTTCCCCCCGCCCCGATTCGAACGAAGATGTCGCCGAATTCCTGCAAGGCCTCGTCACCGCCGACGTGACGAAAGTGCTGCCCATCTGGGCTGCGCTCCTTTCCCCGCAGGGCAAGGTGCTGTTCGACTTCCTCGTCTGGCCCGGCGGCAACGGCCTGCTGATCGACTGCGAGGCGGAAGCTGTCGACGCGCTCGTCAAGCGACTGTCGATGTACCGCCTGCGCCGCGCCATAGACATCGTTCGTGACGATACGCTGGCTATCCACTGGCGCCCCCACACCGGCGACGGCGCCGCGCCCGACCCCCGGCATCACGGCCTTGGCGAACGCTGGATCGCGCCGGTCGACCCCACCGATCCTTCCGAATCCGAAGGCGCCGACCTTGCCTGGCGTGCACACCGGCTTGCCATGGGCGTGCCGGAAGGCCGCGCCGAGCTTGGTGACGGCGAAACGCTCTGGCTGGAATGCAACGCCGTGGAACTGAACGGCGTAAGCTTCACCAAGGGCTGCTATGTCGGGCAGGAAAACACCGCGCGCATGAACTGGCGGCAGAAGGTCAACCGCCGCCTGATCGTGGTCCCGCTCGCCCGCTCCGACGAAAAACGTCGCCGCGCGGCCTATCCCGAACTGGGCTTTGCCGTGGATCATCTGCGAGTGGAGGACATTGACCCCCAGCTCGCGCCGAAGTGGCTCGAACTCCAGGTCTGA